GTGGGGGCCAGGCGCGGCAAGATCCTCGACGCCAACGGGGCCGTGCTTTCGCAGAGCGTCGAGCGCTACACCATCATCGGCGACCCGGAGGCCGCCCAGAGCTTCGAGCCCATCGACTGCACCCCGCAGACCCAGGGCAACTGCCACCAGATCGACGGCAAGCCCGTGGGCGTCAAGGGCGCGGCGGCCGTGGGACGCATGCTCGCCCCGGTGCTCGGCATGAGCTCCATGGAGATAGGCGCCAAGCTTTCGGTCGGCGGGCATTACGCGGTGCTCAAGCGCAACGTCGAACCCAACGTCAAGCGCGCCATCGAGAAGCTCAACCTCGGCGACGTGGTGCAGGGCCAGCTCTGCCAGAACAGGGTCTACGCCAATGGCACGATGATGGGGGCGCTGCTGGGCGGCGTCGACGACAGCAGCGCCGGCGTGGCCGGTTTGGAGCAGCTCGAGAACGGCGAATTGGCCGGCAAGGACGGCTACAAGGTCTACCAGCAGGGCAACGGCGGGGTGGAGATCCCCGGCACGCAATCACAGTCCGTGCAGGCGCGTGATGGCAGCGATGTGAAGCTGACCATCGACGCGGACGTGGATTGGTACGTCAAGAAGGTCCTGGTCGAAGGCAAGCAGAAGTATGGCGCGGACTGGGCCATCGCGGCCGTCGAGGACACGCGCACCCACCAGATCGTCGCCCTGGACGATTCCGACGAGATCGAGGCGGGCAGCGACCAGGCCAAGCTCAACGTCTCCCGCGCGGTGAGCCAGACCTTCGAGCCCGGCTCGATCGGCAAGGTCTTCTCGATGGCCGGACTCATGCAGACCGGCCTGCACCAGATGTCCGACAAGTTCCAGGTGCCCGACCGCATGGACAAGAACGGGCAGGTCTTCAAGGACGTGCTGCCGCATCCCGTCTCCAACTGGACGATGGCCGGCATCCTGCAGGAATCCTCGAACGTGGGCATGGTGATGGCCTCCGACAAATACACCAGCGCCGAGCGCTACGACTACCTCACCAAGTTCGGCATCGGCCAGCCCACCGGGCTCAACCTGCCGGGTGAGTCGCAGGGCACCCTGCATGGCCCGCAGAGCTGGGACGGGCGTACGCGCGACACCATCCTCTTCGGCCAGGGCTACGCGACCAACGTGCTGCAGCTGACCAACGCCATCGCCACCGTGGCCGACGACGGCGTTTATCAGAAGCCCTCCATCATCAAGACGGTCACCGACCCCGACGGCCATGAGAACGCGCCGGCCAAGACCCCGGGCAGGCGGGTGATCGACCACCAGGCCAACACGCAGCTGCTCGACGCGATGGAGTCCTCGGCCGAGCACTACCAGCAGTTCTCGGGCGTCGACGGCTACCGCGTGGCGGCCAAGTCCGGCACCGCCGAGGTCAGCGGCGGCGACGGCAAGCTTTCCTCCATCATCAGCGATTGGTCGGGCATCCTGCCGGCCGACAACCCACGTTTCGTGGTCACCGTGGTGATGAGCAACCCGCAGGGCAGCCTGGGCGGCATGACCAGCGGCCCGCTGTTCAAGCAAATCGGTGAATTCCTTATGCAGAAGTATGAGGTTCCCAACTCCGCACCGCGAAAGGGTGCTATTCCGGTGCAGTGGTGAGTACGAGCGAGAGGGCATGCAGGTATGAGCGCTGTTGACGAATCAATGTCACAACGGATGACGTTGGGTCATCTGGCCAGCCATTATGGCTTCGACCTCGAGCCGCGCTTCGCCCAATCGGTGACCGTCACCTCGTTGGCCGACATCCCCGATTCCGTACGTCCCGGGGCGCTTTACGTGCCAGATGACGACGGCGTCGACGCGGGCGCGCTGGCGCTGGCCGCCACAAACGGGGCTTATGCGGCGCTGGTGCCCCACGCCTTGCGAGGCGAGGCCTCGGCCATCGGCATCCCGCTGATGCTGGGCGAGCCCGATGCGGCCACCTTGGGGAACATGGCCGCGCGCATCGCCGGCTCACCCTCCAACACCCTGGCGATTTTCGCCGTGTGCGGTTCCGACCCCGACGAGACGCACGCCGACGTGGTGCGTCTGGCGGACTTTTTGCATATGCTCGGCAACCCGGTGGGGGTGATCAGCCAGTCAGGCTCGAGTTCGATGGAACGCGGCCTGCAGATGGACTATCCGGCCGGCATCTTCGACGTGCAGCATGCGCTGGCGGTCAGTTCGGAGGACGGGGTGGCCGCGATGGTGATCGCCGTCGACGAGCAGACCCTGGCCCCGGGCGCCCTCAACGGCGTGACGGTGGACGTGCTGGGCACCATCGACAAGCTCGACAAATCCGAGGCCACCGCCCGCTTCGACGAGACCCGTGATCGCTACGGGTTCACGGCCGGGCAGGGCGTGGGCCTGGTCACCTGCAGCGAGGAATCCGGTTGGCTTGCCAGCCAGGGTTCGCCGAGCCACGAATGGCAGTCGCAGAAGCGGCTTTCGCTGTGCATCGCGATGGCGCTTTCGGCCGGGGTGAAGCGCGGCAACATCCGCAACGCGCTGCGGGTCTCGAGGGAGCTGCGGTGAGGGATTTGGCTTCGGTGTCGGTTGGCTATCGGTTTTGGCGAC
This Bifidobacterium sp. ESL0790 DNA region includes the following protein-coding sequences:
- a CDS encoding penicillin-binding protein 2, encoding MVPRLVNFVRTRQFAFRCVVIGVVLAMLFVWCFGQLASIQLLNGKSTAEAATAGRTLKVPVGARRGKILDANGAVLSQSVERYTIIGDPEAAQSFEPIDCTPQTQGNCHQIDGKPVGVKGAAAVGRMLAPVLGMSSMEIGAKLSVGGHYAVLKRNVEPNVKRAIEKLNLGDVVQGQLCQNRVYANGTMMGALLGGVDDSSAGVAGLEQLENGELAGKDGYKVYQQGNGGVEIPGTQSQSVQARDGSDVKLTIDADVDWYVKKVLVEGKQKYGADWAIAAVEDTRTHQIVALDDSDEIEAGSDQAKLNVSRAVSQTFEPGSIGKVFSMAGLMQTGLHQMSDKFQVPDRMDKNGQVFKDVLPHPVSNWTMAGILQESSNVGMVMASDKYTSAERYDYLTKFGIGQPTGLNLPGESQGTLHGPQSWDGRTRDTILFGQGYATNVLQLTNAIATVADDGVYQKPSIIKTVTDPDGHENAPAKTPGRRVIDHQANTQLLDAMESSAEHYQQFSGVDGYRVAAKSGTAEVSGGDGKLSSIISDWSGILPADNPRFVVTVVMSNPQGSLGGMTSGPLFKQIGEFLMQKYEVPNSAPRKGAIPVQW
- a CDS encoding UDP-N-acetylmuramyl peptide synthase, with translation MTLGHLASHYGFDLEPRFAQSVTVTSLADIPDSVRPGALYVPDDDGVDAGALALAATNGAYAALVPHALRGEASAIGIPLMLGEPDAATLGNMAARIAGSPSNTLAIFAVCGSDPDETHADVVRLADFLHMLGNPVGVISQSGSSSMERGLQMDYPAGIFDVQHALAVSSEDGVAAMVIAVDEQTLAPGALNGVTVDVLGTIDKLDKSEATARFDETRDRYGFTAGQGVGLVTCSEESGWLASQGSPSHEWQSQKRLSLCIAMALSAGVKRGNIRNALRVSRELR